In Xylocopa sonorina isolate GNS202 chromosome 3, iyXylSono1_principal, whole genome shotgun sequence, one genomic interval encodes:
- the LOC143422286 gene encoding trypsin-4-like produces MFQKVSLLFCILFADTLAYNARFANITEYPYHVSIEKYDRHACSGALIHESWVITAASCVFRTDLSVVNVRVRTSTTSSGGDQLQVSNIVVHEDFDKHLLGNDIALIKLKIPVQFGAKLLPIGLPQKESHQLRDGTNCFVTGWRQILPGVEETKLSVITVPLVNQKTCNSKMPCHKPLFQKMLCAGNMTYGVETCQDDPGAPLMEGQTLIGVLSYGLGCKTMIHPGVYTRVSSYLRWISTYSGIRFT; encoded by the exons ATGTTCCAAAAAGTATCGCTCTTGTTCTGCATCCTCTTCGCGGATA CTCTTGCATACAATGCGAGGTTCGCGAACATCACggagtatccttaccat GTGTCCATTGAGAAATACGATAGACACGCGTGCAGCGGAGCTCTGATACACGAATCCTGGGTAATAACCGCGGCGTCTTGCGTTTTTCG AACGGATCTGTCCGTGGTGAACGTGAGGGTACGCACATCCACGACTTCTTCCGGCGGGGATCAGCTGCAAGTGAGCAACATCGTGGTCCACGAGGATTTTGATAAACACCTGCTGGGCAACGACATCGCGCTAATCAAG TTGAAAATTCCTGTACAATTTGGAGCGAAACTGTTACCGATCGGGCTGCCGCAAAAGGAGAGCCATCAGCTACGCGATGGAACTAATTGCTTTGTGACAGGCTGGAGACAAATCCTG CCTGGCGTAGAGGAAACCAAGCTCTCCGTGATTACTGTGCCGCTCGTGAACCAGAAAACCTGCAATTCGAAGATGCCCTGCCACAAGCCACTGTTCCAAAAGATGCTCTGCGCTGGTAACATGACCTACGGGGTGGAGACGTGTCAG GATGATCCAGGTGCTCCGCTGATGGAAGGCCAGACGCTGATTGGCGTTCTATCCTATGGATTAGGGTGTAAAACTATGATACATCCGGGCGTGTACACCCGCGTCAGCAGTTACCTACGCTGGATCTCGACATATTCCGGTATCCGGTTTACATGA
- the LOC143422311 gene encoding trypsin 5G1: MQKLRIRGFIRGDRVPSMTSNVVKMQLPVFLIFGSWLLRAVSGHADYRGRSVSESASLGGPAESRIIGGERVAIEEYPFAVSLQNNGTFFGHEVEHFCGGGIVGEKWIITSAQCALRMQTKAFHVRAGTSRYYEGGDVYGVQSVAIHPAFNAINYDYDVGLVELYDSIKYDSTKQPIKLPETRSLIEDGSLIRVLGWGAYEFLGPVSNELLRSTMWKINNQNCQTATGGYFLTNRMFCALSDAARPCVGDSGSPVIYQNELFGVASWSRSCQSDYPTAFTALAEMKDWITEVTGIV, encoded by the exons ATGCAGAAATTGCGCATTCGCGGCTTTATAAGGGGCGACCGCGTTCCCTCGATGACCTCAAACGTGGTGAAGATGCAACTGCCGGTGTTCCTGATTTTCGGCTCGTGGCTGCTCCGCGCGGTCTCCGGACACG CCGATTATCGAGGAAGAAGCGTCTCAGAGTCAGCGAGTCTCGGAGGGCCGGCAGAATCCAGGATTATTGGAGGAGAGAGGGTCGCCATAGAGGAATACCCATTTGCG GTCTCGTTGCAGAACAATGGCACGTTTTTCGGCCACGAAGTCGAGCATTTCTGTGGCGGCGGTATCGTCGGGGAAAAGTGGATAATAACGTCGGCGCAGTGCGCTCTCAG GATGCAAACGAAAGCGTTCCACGTGAGGGCTGGCACGTCGCGTTATTACGAGGGCGGTGACGTTTACGGTGTCCAAAGTGTCGCGATACATCCTGCCTTTAACGCAATTAATTATGACTACGACGTTGGTCTCGTTGAG CTCTACGACAGCATAAAGTACGACAGCACAAAGCAGCCCATTAAATTGCCTGAAACGCGTTCATTGATCGAGGATGGCTCTCTGATTCGAGTTCTCGGTTGGGGTGCGTACGAG TTCTTAGGTCCCGTCTCGAACGAACTTTTGCGCAGCACGATGTGGAAAATTAACAATCAAAACTGTCAGACAGCAACTGGGGGCTATTTCTTGACGAACAGGATGTTCTGCGCCCTGTCAGACGCAGCTAGGCCCTGCGTCGGAGATTCAGGATCGCCTGTCATTTATCAGAATGAGTTATTCG GTGTGGCGTCTTGGAGTCGATCTTGCCAGTCGGACTATCCAACCGCATTCACAGCTCTGGCTGAAATGAAAGATTGGATAACCGAAGTAACAGGAATAGTTTGA
- the LOC143433490 gene encoding UDP-glycosyltransferase UGT5-like: MLKRLIICSLLLTCWNPVNCGRILIIMLSPLYSHQVPYYGLLKELLKRGHEIVGVTAIPLNDTSIANLTEIDISVTHELFNRIDITSILMNYQTFTTYEKCGNVYQFTNVVGEIFYNHPEIKKLYATGSDAKFDLIIMESIVGFTTYALPYRLKAPLIGTNIAAQHIKLNSTGIQTTDLHMYHNYLLGLPIMTSHPSNWELVDHAGPNLSFWDKVWNFIVQQIMILQLLYYIRVQQQLVERWVGSNVPSLYDIAKNTSLFMIEYDPLIGHPKPLSPNVIFFTGLHIQEKPPPLPTEVSEFLGNATNGFVYMNLGCTIKSSFLPFDTLRAIYNVFSRLPYKVLWKYEMDDLPKRNGNILISDWLPQQSILAHPNIKLFIFQGGQQSTEEAIYYSVPIVGIPFAFEQPYHIRRLQSLGAGRGLLNHKDIDEEIFYEAIHDVLSNESYKTNMAELTRLLKDKPYDNKKHMVWWIEYVMRNKGASHLRFTGSDEPWYSRSDMDVIAFLSIVLFVLTVIWVIALAMGIRWLYRHQCLLSRVIKKVSPARSALKRD, from the exons TAATATGTTCATTACTGCTGACTTGTTGGAACCCAGTGAACTGTGGAAGGATATTAATCATAATGCTATCACCATTATATAGCCATCAAGTTCCTTACTACGGCCTGCTGAAGGAGCTATTAAAACGTGGCCACGAAATAGTTGGTGTAACGGCGATACCACTAAACGATACATCGATCGCCAATCTCACGGAGATCGACATAAGCGTCACGCACGAACTGTTCAACCGAATAGACATAACAAGTATTCTAATGAACTATCAGACTTTCACGACCTACGAAAAATGTGGGAACGTGTATCAATTTACCAATGTCGTGGGCGAGATATTTTATAATCATCCGGAAATTAAGAAACTTTACGCGACTGGTAGCGATGCGAAGTTCGATTTGATCATTATGGAGTCGATCGTGGGTTTCACCACTTATGCATTGCCCTACAGGCTAAAGGCTCCGCTTATTGGTAC CAATATTGCTGCACAA CATATCAAGTTGAATTCAACAGGTATACAGACCACGGACTTGCACATGTACCACAATTACCTTCTTGGTTTACCAATAATGACCTCGCATCCCTCGAACTGGGAATTGGTCGACCACGCAGGACCAAACCTTTCATTCTGGGATAAAGTGTGGAACTTTATCGTCCAGCAGATCATGATACTGCAATTGTTATACTACATACGCGTGCAACAACAACTAGTGGAACGCTGGGTGGGAAGCAACGTACCGTCGCTTTACGACATAGCGAAGAACACGAGCCTGTTCATGATCGAGTACGATCCGTTGATCGGACATCCGAAACCATTATCGCCCAATGTGATTTTCTTCACTGGGTTGCACATTCAAGAGAAACCACCCCCTTTGCCAACG GAAGTGAGTGAATTTTTAGGGAACGCGACCAATGGTTTCGTCTACATGAATCTTGGCTGTACCATAAAGTCCTCGTTTCTACCGTTTGACACGCTGAGAGCAATCTACAACGTATTTTCTAGATTGCCCTATAAAGTTCTGTGGAAGTACGAAATGGATGACCTACCAAAAAGAAACGGTAACATCCTTATCAGCGACTGGCTGCCGCAGCAAAGTATTCTCG CTCATCCGAATATCAAGCTGTTCATTTTCCAAGGGGGACAGCAAAGCACGGAGGAAGCTATTTATTACAGCGTGCCAATCGTGGGTATACCCTTCGCGTTTGAGCAACCGTACCACATCAGGAGGCTTCAGTCGTTAGGAGCCGGCAGGGGGTTGCTTAATCACAAGGATATCGACGAAGAAATTTTCTATGAGGCTATCCACGACGTGCTCAGTAACGAAAG TTACAAAACGAATATGGCGGAATTAACCAGATTGCTAAAAGACAAGCCGTACGATAACAAAAAGCACATGGTATGGTGGATAGAGTACGTGATGCGCAACAAAGGGGCGTCGCATCTTCGATTCACTGGATCAGACGAGCCTTGGTATTCTCGTTCCGATAtggacgttatcgcgtttttgtCGATTGTTCTCTTCGTTCTAACAGTGATTTGGGTAATAGCTCTCGCGATGGGTATACGATGGCTTTACAGACATCAATGTCTGTTATCGCGCGTCATCAAGAAAGTTTCGCCCGCGCGAAGCGCACTCAAACGTGATTAA
- the LOC143433491 gene encoding transmembrane protease serine 9 — translation MLLVILLLCLARHACCLQSRIMGGREASIGEYPYQVSLLYNNNLLCGGSIISENWVLTAAHCVYGLNPAQFRIRMGSSYYDKDGLLIDGIKTLAWPNKYNDRTYDFDVALVKFPSPIQFSDTVKSIKLAESETVVQPNGRAVVTGWGRLTSTGPVASKLQTLTVPIVDQDECTKIFLNQRKVTSNMICAGILTGGQDTCKGDSGGPLVQNGVQIGIVSWGKGCGEAKYPGVYTRVSAVRSWIKDKAKVIPTIFIGEHRCLISSFSTSVQTEMQIQQLILPVDESRIVGGQPTTINEHPYQVSLQLDNSHVCGGAIISEEWIVTAAHCVYSFYHESFSIKAGISDLNDDDGTVVNAREIIVHDDYRKSTADYDIALIRLEKPLVYSSRVRPILLAPIADHYAAGSKAVVTGWGQLRTDGPSPTQLHKVEVPLVSNARCSRLYSNRPITRRMICAGYINFGGKDACKGDSGGPLVQHDRLIGIVSWGSRCADPSFPGVYTRVTVLRHWIRHKTGL, via the exons ATGTTGCTGGTGATCTTGTTGCTCTGCTTGGCGCGACACGCGTGCTGCCTCCAATCAAGAATTATGGGGGGACGGGAGGCGTCCATCGGCGAATATCCATATCAG GTGTCCCTTCTCTATAACAACAACTTGCTATGCGGAGGCTCTATAATCAGCGAAAACTGGGTGCTAACTGCGGCTCACTGTGTCTACGG GTTGAATCCAGCGCAATTCCGTATTCGGATGGGCAGCTCTTACTACGACAAGGACGGTCTGTTAATCGACGGGATCAAGACGCTTGCCTGGCCGAACAAGTACAACGACAGAACGTACGATTTCGATGTCGCCTTGGTAAAG TTCCCGTCGCCCATACAGTTCAGCGATACCGTGAAATCGATCAAGTTAGCAGAGTCTGAAACCGTGGTGCAGCCCAATGGACGCGCGGTGGTGACAGGATGGGGTCGTTTGACG TCGACCGGGCCTGTGGCGAGCAAGCTGCAAACGTTGACGGTGCCCATCGTGGACCAGGACGAGTGCACGAAGATCTTCTTAAACCAGCGCAAAGTGACGAGCAACATGATCTGCGCTGGCATTTTGACCGGTGGTCAGGACACGTGCAAA GGTGACTCCGGAGGGCCGCTGGTGCAGAACGGCGTTCAAATTGGCATCGTGTCCTGGGGCAAGGGATGCGGGGAGGCTAAATATCCCGGGGTATACACGCGAGTGTCCGCCGTGCGAAGCTGGATAAAGGACAAGGCGAAAGT AATCCCGACGATATTCATCGGCGAACATCGCTGTTTAATTAGTAGTTTTTCAACGAGCGTGCAGACGGAAATGCAAATTCAACAATTGATTCTTCCAGTTGACGAGAGCCGCATTGTTGGAGGCCAGCCAACGACTATCAATGAACATCCGTATCAA GTGTCCCTCCAATTGGACAATAGTCACGTATGCGGTGGCGCTATCATTAGCGAGGAATGGATCGTCACGGCAGCGCACTGCGTTTACAG TTTCTACCATGAATCTTTCTCCATCAAGGCAGGGATATCCGATCTGAACGATGACGACGGGACCGTAGTCAACGCCAGGGAAATCATTGTCCACGATGATTATCGAAAATCCACAGCTGACTACGATATTGCTTTGATTCGG TTGGAAAAGCCGCTGGTGTACAGCTCGCGGGTGAGACCGATCCTGCTGGCACCGATCGCCGATCATTACGCGGCTGGTAGCAAGGCGGTGGTCACCGGTTGGGGACAATTGAGGACCGACGGACCGTCACCCACTCAGTTGCACAAGGTCGAGGTGCCCCTCGTTTCTAACGCTCGATGCTCGCGATTGTACTCGAATCGGCCGATCACGCGTCGAATGATCTGCGCGGGTTACATCAATTTTGGCGGCAAGGACGCGTGCAAG GGTGACAGCGGTGGGCCGTTAGTGCAGCACGACAGACTGATAGGAATCGTGTCATGGGGCAGCAGATGCGCCGACCCATCTTTTCCAGGCGTTTACACACGCGTCACCGTTCTACGGCACTGGATCAGACACAAAACCGGACTCTGA